The sequence CGTTAACGCGTGTGCCTCATGAATTGCTGACATCGCACTCGCTGCGCCACTTTGAAGACTCTGTATCATACGATTAATTTCCTCAGTCGATTGCTGTGTACGCTGTGCCAGAGATCGAACCTCATCCGCCACGACAGAAAACCCCCTCCCCTGCTCACCCGCCCGGGCTGCTTCTATTGCGGCATTCAGGGCCAGCAAATTAGTTTGCTCTGCAATTGTCTGAATTACCTCAAGTACCTGACTAATGTTATTTGACTGTTCCTGTAAACTAGACATCTGCTGCATAGTCAGCTCCATCGCCTGCTCCAAACTTCGGGACGACTGCATGTTCTTGTCTACATTACTCTTACCTTGCTGCGACGCACTAACCGCATCATGGCTGGCCTCGCTGGTATATTGCGCATTTTTAGCCACATCCTCAGAGGTTGCGGCCATTTGTTCCATCGCTGCTGCTATGTGTACAGTTAGATCCGTTTGATTATCGCTCTTGTTTATCAACTCAGTGAAGTTTGATTGAAGTTGTGCCATTTGATTGGACAATGTTTCTGCATTGGCATTAACTTGATTTAGAGTATCTGAAAAGGTTTCAAACATGGAATTTAACGCACGCTCTACCTGACCCAGTTCATCCTGATTATCTGATTCGTCAAATCTTAGGGTTAAGTCCAAAGAAGTCGCAACCTGATTAATGAAACGACTCATTTTTTGTATTGGCGTAGCTATAACATTGCCCATCGCCCATGCAATAATCAATGCAATAATGATCAACACGACCGTAATAACTATGGCTATGGTTGTGATCTGCTTAGTAATTCCGGCGACATCCGCAAAAGCTTCGGATTGGTCCAGCTCGCTCATTAATGCCCAGGTTTTGCCGTTAATTTCAACATATGTATAGGCTGATGCCACCGCTACATTGCGATAGTCCTGAATAATGGCAAATCCGGATTGTCCAGACAATGCCGCTTCTACTGCCTGCGTTCGAACCGTCTGTAATCCGACAGAAGTATCGAACCTGTCTATCGCGGCGATGACTGTCGGGTCGACCCTGGCTTGTTCCAATACCTGTAAATAACTCGCTTTATCTTCCAGTAAAAAACGGCTCATGCTACGCATTTTAAAGTCACTTCCTACCAGATAGGTTTCACCCGATTCTCCCAGTCCTCTAGCCCGCCAATTCTGCTGGTAAGTGAGGATGTCATTAAGCCGGTCGATTGGCATTTGAAAAACCAATACGGCCAAGGTTTTATTTTCTCTGACAATAGGTGTTGCGATAAACGACGCAGCCGCATTCTAAGACGGTGAGTAAGGTTCAAAATCAGCAAAGGTCACTTCCCCCTCTGGCAATGTTCTGGCAGCTCTGAAAACAGAGCCAAGTCCGCTTTGTGCGTATGGACCACGCAGCAAAGATGTTGCGTAATCCAGCTCCTTAAATACGGAATAAACCACATGGCCGCTTTGTGCATCCACAATAAAAATATCGTAGTAACCAAACTGAGCTAAAAAAGCATTAAAAAAGGCGTGGTGAAGACGATGCGCATTGTCATACTCACTGCCATCATGCAAGCTGCTCAGGGCATTCTTGCTGCCCAAAGGGTGCTTATTTTGTGCAATATATTTGTCCTGCCAGTATCTGGCTGGGGCGTCCAATGCCGCCAACAGGCTCCGAGTATTGGTCGAAGTACCATTTCTTCGTTCAAATATCTGCCCGAACTCTTCGCGATAATAGCGTTCAAGCGCTCGTTCATTTGGGGTTTCCCCTATTTGCTTGAAGGCACTGGTGAAACGTACTGCAGCATCACGGGTTGCCTCACTTTGGGCCAAAGTCAGTAACTGAGCATTGATAAAATCAAAATACGCCGTTAGCTGTTCTTTTTTTGCGTCCCTAAGTCCAACTAACCGGTGTTGGATCTGCATAGTTAGTGTGCTGGCTACATCTTTTTGCGTGATGATACCCACGCTAATGGACAATATAATGAGTGCAACAGATACCAGAGCTGAGACGCTTACAATGAGTTTTAACTTGATGCTCATGGCACCTCCAGCGTCATCCTGACTTATAATCCGACAGGTTTTATAAGTTTAGACGAATACCTGTAATGTTGTGCTTTTTATTCAACATCGTAGGTTAACGGCAGCTGGCAAACCATTTGCGCCATTGTGCCTGATTGTTTTCCAGCCAGTGCTTGGCAACCAAGCTTGGGGTGAAATTCTCCAGATTTACCATAGCAGCAAGCTGCTCAAGCGTTGCGCCGGTCATATTGAACTGACGCAACCCCTCAGCCAGGCAAGGGTGTTGTTCAACAAATAACGTGCTGGCCACTTTTTTTAGCCAGCCAGATTTGGGGTTGCCGCAGTCAAACAAAAACTTGGGGTTCACGCCCCAACCCGGCTCAGTTTCACATCGCTCGTCAAAATCGGGAAACTCGACAAACTCACCGGGATACACGGCACCCACCCAGTTAGGCGTCCAGTTAAACATGAGAATGGGCTGTTTAATTTTGTGTGCAATGGCCAGCTTTTTCCATAAGGCCTCACCGCTGTCGACTTGTTCCACAACAAATGGCAGCTTCAGTGCCCTGATCCTGGCTCTGTCTGGCTTTTCCCATGGCCCTGCAATATACACTCCTTTACCCTGAGAACCGGGACGGGCAAATACCTCCGCACACAGGATCAGTGCCTCCCAATGGGGAAGCCCGGGACAATGTTGCTTGACATACAGTGGATACCACCAATCCTCACGGGTTTTAAGCGCATAATCCCCCAGGTCGACTATGACCTGGCTTTGCATCAGCTGCGCATATTTATCCGCCATGGTGCCTTCCCACACTTCAACCTGTACGTCTGCCATACCGGCTTTGAGCAAGAACCATTGGCCATCTGTTTTGGCTTCGATAAACTCAGTCTGATAACCCAACTCTACAAAAATATCTGCCACAATATGGGACAGAACCTGTTGGCTGGTCCAGTCATTGTAGAGGATCTGCACGGGCTGCGCGGCCCTCAGCGACAACGACCATGCCAGAATCAAAACATAAAGCAAACGACGCATAGTAAGACCGAAGCCAAAATACAGATTTCTTCAGTATAGTAATAAATCGTTGTACCGTACCTCCTCATCACATGCCTTTTTTGTGACACAATTATTTACAAAGATACATAAAAACAATTTTACAATATTGTTACAACTGTACTAACGTGAATACTGTTCAATAAATGAACACCACGCATTTTTTAAAAGGAATATCAAAATGAAACTCAATTTAAACAAAAAAAGCATCAAAAGACTCAGTACAGACAAAGCACTGGCAATGCAGGCGACACCAGAGGTGGCAGGAGGTCGTCCAAAGAGCTATTTCAATAACTGTGCACCTACCGAAAACCGCTTTTGCTGGGAAGAGTCTATCAACAATTGCCCGCTGTCTCAGGCTATCGGGTGCTAGTCCTTTAGCTCAGACCAAGTTACTCAGTCAGTTGAAGCGTGATTTGCCTGATAATCTTGTCTTGATTTAAACTCTAATACGGTCGCATTGATGCAGTAGCGATCGCTTCCGCCGGGTCCTTCCTTAGCAAACACATGACCCAGATGGATTCCGGAAGAACTGGACCGGATCTCAACGCGTTGCATACCATGGCTATTGTCCTCATGATAAGTGACACTGTCTGCGACCGGGTGCTTAAATGATAACCAGCCAGTGCCCGAATTAAACCTGTCTTTCGTATCAAATAAGGCTTGCCCGCTGAGTTTATCGACAAAGACCCCATCCCCTGTTTTCTTGAACAAGTCGTATTGCTTACAAAACGGTCTGTCTGTGCCCTGCTCAAACGCGGTTTTAAAAGCATCACTGTCACCCAGTTTAAATGCCCCTAGCGCCTGATAGAATTCCTTACGGTTCATATAGCCCTGAAACCCAGCAACTTCTTTACCATTTTCAAGAAATAAGATAGTAGGTGTCGCCCAGGTCGCAGACATGATACTTAGCCCCTGCAACTGACTGGCACGGCGATAATGTAAAGGAATACTGCCTTGATAGTCGTTCACGACTTGTTGCTTAAACTTGTCACAATACGGGCAGTAAGGGGCATCAATCACAACCACGTGCTTGCCCGATAACAAAGCCTCATTATCAACTTGCTGCTCTGCTACATCGAGAAAAGTGACACCCGTACTGTGATCCGGGCAATACCCATTGGGATTTTTTACCAGATAATTCTGATGATATTCTTCTGCCCGAACGAAAGCTGCGAGCGGTTTAAGTTCGGT comes from Pseudoalteromonas rubra and encodes:
- a CDS encoding methyl-accepting chemotaxis protein → MPIDRLNDILTYQQNWRARGLGESGETYLVGSDFKMRSMSRFLLEDKASYLQVLEQARVDPTVIAAIDRFDTSVGLQTVRTQAVEAALSGQSGFAIIQDYRNVAVASAYTYVEINGKTWALMSELDQSEAFADVAGITKQITTIAIVITVVLIIIALIIAWAMGNVIATPIQKMSRFINQVATSLDLTLRFDESDNQDELGQVERALNSMFETFSDTLNQVNANAETLSNQMAQLQSNFTELINKSDNQTDLTVHIAAAMEQMAATSEDVAKNAQYTSEASHDAVSASQQGKSNVDKNMQSSRSLEQAMELTMQQMSSLQEQSNNISQVLEVIQTIAEQTNLLALNAAIEAARAGEQGRGFSVVADEVRSLAQRTQQSTEEINRMIQSLQSGAASAMSAIHEAHALTENNLSSTDCTRDSLQQINDQICKIEAFNEQMATAATEQSAVAKDVTLQISDITTLAQANCAILTEVNAMASAADEDALLLKQQISKFHLE
- a CDS encoding ABC transporter substrate-binding protein, with the translated sequence MRRLLYVLILAWSLSLRAAQPVQILYNDWTSQQVLSHIVADIFVELGYQTEFIEAKTDGQWFLLKAGMADVQVEVWEGTMADKYAQLMQSQVIVDLGDYALKTREDWWYPLYVKQHCPGLPHWEALILCAEVFARPGSQGKGVYIAGPWEKPDRARIRALKLPFVVEQVDSGEALWKKLAIAHKIKQPILMFNWTPNWVGAVYPGEFVEFPDFDERCETEPGWGVNPKFLFDCGNPKSGWLKKVASTLFVEQHPCLAEGLRQFNMTGATLEQLAAMVNLENFTPSLVAKHWLENNQAQWRKWFASCR
- the msrA gene encoding peptide-methionine (S)-S-oxide reductase MsrA, which encodes MSAACLVNADEVTVNSTTPEQASSHIKTLVLGSGCFWGAEKRYEALPGVIDAESGYADGRGFKATYKAITAPSRRFDPNNYAEVVRVTYNASRLSTASLLKAYFESHDPTQKNRQGNDIGTQYRSIILYTDEAQKEQAISLTGQYQALLTKAGYGQIQTELKPLAAFVRAEEYHQNYLVKNPNGYCPDHSTGVTFLDVAEQQVDNEALLSGKHVVVIDAPYCPYCDKFKQQVVNDYQGSIPLHYRRASQLQGLSIMSATWATPTILFLENGKEVAGFQGYMNRKEFYQALGAFKLGDSDAFKTAFEQGTDRPFCKQYDLFKKTGDGVFVDKLSGQALFDTKDRFNSGTGWLSFKHPVADSVTYHEDNSHGMQRVEIRSSSSGIHLGHVFAKEGPGGSDRYCINATVLEFKSRQDYQANHASTD